TAAACCTAGGAGTTGGTGCCCCGGGGACTGATCTCCTTAACTCCAACTGCGATAACTTCAGGAAGGCCACGGATCACTGTTTGGTGGGTATTCCTCTTACGCAATATGCTCTTCAAAATTACCTTCTCAAGTTTCTTTTTAGCAACGTGAAAAGCTGGAAAATCAGTCCCTGATCTTTCAGTATGGACCTACAAGTGGTACGTTTGAGGTGCGCCGTGAGATTTCCACATATTTCACAGAAATGTTTGAGAGTCCCGTGAACTGGTAATCGCATGCGGTTTCTGTGGCTTTATTACTTATCTCATTAACGTTGTGCTTTTGGTTTTAGTGAGGATTTGATGATCACCACAGGAGCTACCCAGGGCCTTCACCTTCTTCTATCCACGTTGATAGACTTTCAGGGTTTCGTCTTCGTGGACGAGTACTCCTATATGATCGCCCTGGATAGTATCAAACACTTTAGCAGCCTCACAATAGTTCCTGTAAAGCTAAACGATGATGGCGTGGACTTGAAGGACCTTGAGGAACAGGTTTCCAAACGTCGTTTCAGATCGGAGAAAAAGGAGTTCTGGGGAATGTACTATACCATACCTACCTATCATAATCCCACGGGGATTCTATTCTCGCCAGGTAGGCTTACTTTTCTTAAATCgatcttaaaaataatgaatttaaaaaaatacttttatatatGTAGAGGTCTGTCGCGGAATTGTGCAACTGGCCCGCAAGTTCGACTTCCTGGTGGTCTGCGATGATGTATATAATATCCTTCACTACGGGGAGAAGCCCACCAACTGCCGTTTGATGTCCTATGACGATAGAAATGATGCTGACTTTGCGGGACACGTTATTTCTAATGGAAGTTTCTCCAAGATTCTGGGCCCTGGAGTTCGCGTGGGCTGGCTGGAGGTTCCTCCGCGACTGAAGCCAATTCTGGACGGAAGTGGTTTTGCTAACAGCGGTGGATGCTTTAATAACTACACATCTGGAATCGTGGGGAGTCTCTTCGAGCTAAAGCTAGCTCAAACGCAAATAACCGTGTTCTATGAGGCGTACAAGGAGCGAATGCTGGCCACCACGCAGGTGCTTCGAGATGAGCTGCCCGAGGGCTGCAAGTTGGTCAGTCCCACTGGGGGCTACTTCATCTGGGTGCGAATTCCTGATCAGCTAGACTCCCGAGAGTTCCTCAAGTACTGCCTGGAAAGTCAGAGGATTTACTTTATAGCGGGAACACGCTTCTCTGTCGATGGTCAAAGTGGCAAGCAGTTCTTCCGTCTGTCCATCGCATTCTACCCAAAGGAAAAGCTGGTGGACGGAGCCAAGAGACTCTGCCAGGCGCTTAGGGATTATATAGCCACTCAAAAGATCCCCCACGGCGTATCTTAATATGgcaaaatatcttttattaaTGTGGTTAACTGCTATCGTACTTTAAATATGACTTAAAAATGTGACTTGGCACTAAACTACTTATCAAGACGTTATCTACtacataaagaaatatatgaCATACAAACACTTGTTGTACAGATTCTTGGGCATGAtgcttaaaaatatcacaaatCTGATAAATTCTATACAAATACACAACAAATAGTTCAGAGTAGAAGTTTACACCTGTACAGCAGATCTCAGCCCAACTGCTTCTATATCTCTAGtcgtatctgcatctgtatcttgTCATTTGTGCTGCGCTGCGAATGTCTACAGATTGCAATATCTTTCGATTGCTCATAATACTTTCGCTTGAATTGGAATGCCCGCTGGCGGATTATGCTAATGATATGCTGATTACTCGGAGAAGGTCAGCACGATCTCCTTGAGCGAGGTGTACGTGCCGATTACCAGGCCCAGGATGCCCACAATGATGAGCACAAAGTTGCCTGTAAGGATTCAATTTTAGTAATGAATTATGTGGGGATATTAAGTGAACACTCACTCAAGACTAGCCAGGCCTTGCCGATTCCCTTAGTCTGGTACCAGTGCGTGCAGATCTGGATGAGGGCCGGGAAGGCTAGACCCAAGGCGGACAGACACAGAGCTCCAAACAGGGAGATGAACAGCTCCAGGTTGGGAATGGCCACAGCCAAGAGGACTAAAGAaagataaatttataattaataaatgttagaaggattacgaaacaaaagttACAGATTTTTAAGAAGAAGTGCTAAATAATAACGTATTTAAATGTCTTTGCAAGTCTTTGATatcatcaaaaaaatgttaaagtaaAGACTtcatatattttgaaaatatgttttcagGCTCAAACTTACAAGTGATTAGGACAAGGACAGTTCGCACGGCATACTCCCAAAACAGGGCATTGCGCTGGGCGCCCAGACGCTTGGCCACATAGTCATTCCAGGTGATATCGATGGCTACATAGCACGCCAGTCCGTGGGTAATGTAGATGGCGAAAGCCAGCATGCCCTTGACGCACATGGAGAGGCTGCAAGAGGATTCATTTGCTTACAGGATACTCAAGGGATCACTTAAATATTTAGCTTACACTTCGTGCTCTGGCATATTCAGAGTAATGGATCCCAGCACCGCGGATCCGTAGTTGAGGTATCCAAAGAGACCCATGCCCACGTAGAGGAAGACAATGAGCACCATGGACACGTTGAGGACACCACAACTGCCACCGAACTTCTGCGGCGTCTTCATCTCGTTCTCCAGAGGCAGGATTACGCCAATGGCCTCCAGGGCGAACAAGACAGTGCCGAAGAAGAGCGGGAAGTTCGAGGGCTTTCCGAAGGCATCCTTGCCCTCCGTGGTCACGGGCTCCCGGAAGATGTAGTAGCAGATGATGCCGAAGGAGACCATGGTGATGGCGTTGGCCAGCGTGGAGAACGGAGCCAGGTACTTCAGGTTGCGCACCCAGTTGATCAGGATCAAGGGCAGCAGAATGATGATCATGCAGAGTCGCACATCGATGTTCGTATCCGCCACTGCATCCACAATGGCCTTGATGTTGGAGGCCACAAAAACCACGTACACGCAACAGGTGCCCAGTTGGTAGATCAGCAGGAAAGTATTAACCACTGTGCCGATGTAGGGAGCAAAGAACCGGAAGAACTTGGGACCCTCACCCATGGCTGTCTCTGCCACCATGGGATAGTTCATGCTGGGCATCTGGAAGAGAAAAACTCTATTAACTTAGACCATTTTCTCCTAAGAGCTACTCCAACCAACCTTCTTCCTCCTGCAAAGTTCATATTGCGCCTTGACCAGCTGATGGATGCAGAAGGTGCAAATAAATCCAATGACTATGGTGCCAATGGATCCCGTGATGTAGCCGGAGTTGCGGAAGGCATTCGGCATGGCCAGAATACCAGTTCCCAGCGAGCCCTTCAGCAAATGGAACAGAGTCTCAGAGTTCCTGAGCAGGTGAATATCCTATGTATAATATGTATTTTCACAGGTAATCTTCTAGTACTACTCACGTGGTGGGATGCTCTACTTCGCGGTGATGGTAGGGGTTGTAGTCGGGATCCTTGGCCACGATGGCCTTGTTCTTCTGACCCTTCTCGGCCAGCTCCAATTTGTCCGCATGATCACTGACATAAGCCGCATTGCTGTGCCCATTCTTAGTCATGACTagaaaggaaaatataaagGCATTTAGATTTATGGGTACACGATTcgattttattcaaatttcttATTCATTAATAGACTAATACagttttttcccctttttgtACCTTGTTAtgtattgaaattaaaatgtcaACAGAAATGCAGACGTTTAAAATAAACGCAAATCAGATATTAACATTTCTAATATAAGTCTGTCTATGGTAGGGACCTAATAGAAATCGCAAATCCCCCatgtaataaaaatgggaaatttagttatttaaattaaaggtAGGGACTGCAAATTTTCGAAATCGTgagtattaaatatttttaagatactCTAACATAAACGTGGATATTAAACATCAATTTGTCTGCCAGTCCTAACGATGTACCTTTTAAACTATACACAAGCTGTCCGAATTAATAGTTAATagatattaataattaataataatagataTTAGAATCTagtaaaattgcttaatttttagTATTGTATTAACAAACTATTTCCAATGCATTCCCATCTTTGCCATCGTAAATGCTCATTAAGTAAGTGCCTCTAAGATCAATCTTCATCAGCCACTCCTAGCAACCTATAGCTACGTCTGCTGCTGCATccgtatctgcatctgcatctgtgGCGCAACAAGTGCGTGATGTGCACGGCGATCTGAAAATAGTCTGTGCCGCTGACatatttctaaattgaatGCAGACCTCGGCAATGTCAAGTTCAGTGCCAGCGAAGCGTTGCCCCGATTCAAATGCGAGTGTCTCGCGCCCACTCCCCCCGAATTTTAGGGTATACGAGTACCTGGCATTTCGTGCGGTGTTCTGAGTTTGAGACGTGCTAAAATAGAACGAAACGAACAACAAAGGCCAATTTTAGTGCACTTGTCTGTGGAATCGGACTTTGTTGTTCGCCCTAATCGCTCCTCCTCCTGTTGTCGCCGTATCTCAGCCCaagcttaattagaaaatatgTATTCGTGTGACAACGGCAATTCGAGACTTTACGGCTTCCAGTTAAGATAATCTCATCTGCCCGAGAGATATGGAAATTTTGGCAAATTACGGCGAACTTTTCCGGATCTCGTTCTTCGTTTTACGAGCGTGCCTCTTGCAATTGGCGTCGAGATAATATCTGCAGATCTCGTGAGCTATGGTACGATATGCAAGTCGGGCCGCGGTTCTTCTGCCGTACAAGCCGCCAGACCTGATCTATAACCTGAACGACTCTCTGCATAATCTCAAGTACGGCGGCTTTTCTGTACCACTTTCAAAGTCCGAGATATGCGGAAGTCATTAACCGATCTCCGGGGAGCTCTTGACAGTGATTGTACTGAATTGGCTTTTGGGAACGCGTGAGTAACATCTGTACATTGGAAAAACTAttcaaaactgtttatttatGAGTCGAATAATTGCTGCCGCATATCTAATGGTTCTGTGGGAAATCCTAAGCtttatacaattttgtttgataaaagtagtttttattattatatggcTTCCTTGATGACTGCTTTATTtgaggaaaatatatttttagggcAATTGTCTTCAAATGCTTTTAAGTACTTTTATTCTAAGGTAGTCCCtttatttgcatcaaattgTAAAAACTATGATAAATCTGTTACGTTTCATGGAAAATTCTTTAATGATTGAGTATCATATACATAACTTTCTAATAGTCTAATTCCGGCTTTTGGTCTGTAAGCCCGACAAGTCATCACCAAAAATAGACAAAGGCCAAAGCCCACGCAAAACAGAATTCGCAGAAGTAATTtccataatttatttcaacCGTGGTCAACCCCAACAAACCCCTTTAGTTTGTTTTACTAATGAAGTGCAGGCGGTTTTAACTGGATTGGCACACTCGTAGCCATTCGCATCACgccaataaattaattttatttgactCTGCCGATTTGCAGTTTGCCAATTTGTTTTGACTGGCCCGCGAATGATTTTGAGGCCTTTTCCTTTCTATTTGcccactttttgtttttgttgccccTGCAGctgtctaaaaatatttttgaatattttgcaGAGCCAAGAATTCCCCATGAATCGcttgaatttgttttcttcACGTGAACGCCAGTTGAATATCAATTGAAAGCAGCACGCGACTCTCCCGGCTTTTGTTTTGGTCTCTTGGCTTTTATTGTGTTACTATTTACTCACTGGAGCTGTGGGCTTAGGCAGTTAGCCAAGTTCAATGAGCCAGCCACTCGGCTTGGCCTTAGCTGTTTGCAGCACTTGACTCGCCGCCGCGGAATACGAATTTCAATTGTCAGCGGCGGTGGAATCTTGGCCTGGCCCAAACAGCTTCTAGCTGGCTGGCTTATAAAAGCCGTCGGCCTTGCCCCGCTTAATCATTTCGTTTTCGAAACTGGAGTTTTCCCCTGTGCTTGCCCTAGCCCCTCTGGCAGTGAATTTGGAGTGGAAAAGTTCTTGGCACTCGCAGCATTCCTAGCAGGTGGAAACGCTTGGTTGTCCAACTGTTTTCGAGCTCGCAATGTGGTAGTGCAACTGCAAGTGCcagttttaatgaaattttccaCGCAAAGCGATAATTAATTATACGTGCAGGGGAGGGAAAACGAGGGAGGTTGAAATAATTCGATTTACAGAGAAAATTGTAGTTCGAACTTTTCAATTCGACTAAAGTAAATTGTAAAGAGGTTGACTCGTTACTGCAGCTTacttaagtatttaaaatagctGGTACTACAAGAAAACTTAAGTATCTGCAAGATAAATCAACTTAAAGGGTGAAGAGTGTTAGCTTATACAGCCATAATGATCGAGCTTGCCAAACATTAGTACTCATTGGTTTCCACCAGCCATCAAATTATCTGAACTTACATACCACAGCTAACTACAGTTTTTGTGGTGTAAAATTGGCAACTTCGAGTTGGTAATCATCTTTAAGAATACCCCGCCGGACCACCTTTTTATTTAACCACCACTCAGAAGTGTGCAAATGTCAGAGAAGTCACCGCTCTTGTGTGGCAACACAACAGTTGGCCAACCCGACGTATGAGTGATGTGGACTGAAAGCTATGTTCTTTATCACATCTTATGCTACTTGTCACCATGGTTTCTTGCAAAACCAACAATAGTCACTGATTTATAGCACTGCATTGTAAATGTTGTTCATAGACTTGAAATTATTTCACTGCTGATTTATATCTCCGAGTTGGCCGCTGAAGAATATGTCTTGCTATATCCACAGGTAGTAGGAGTATGTTGTGAAAGGACTTGAGAAAGCGATTCTTATCTTGAGACACTCGGGATCTTATCAGgagatataaataaatgttattgccgtttaatgaatttaagctctttgcaaatatttgaaagaTGGGGTTCATATCTTGAAAGCCGTCTGCTCTTTAAACTTTTGGCGAGCTGTTTTGGTCCCTCGATTGATCATTTGCGTCAGGCATTTGCGTCAGGATGCGCGTCGCCGCCCGAATTTAGCTGCAATTAATTGGGGGTTAGTTCACTCAGCTCAGCTAAGCTGAACTCGGCGATCTGTGCACTCATGCGCGACTTACTAATTTGCAAAGTCGAGCGTCGCGACTTCCGCTGGCTAATTAGCCCAAAAGTAAAACCGCAACACAAAGCGTAGATCTCTCACTTACCGCTGCTTGCAAAACACTATCTTCGTTGAGCCGGAATGAATGCAATTCTCTCTGTGTAATATCCGAACTCCTCCCAGAATAATCGTTGAATAATCGAAAATTACTGCTGAAAAGCCTTTGAACAACTGGCAATTAACCGAAGCACTCGTCGACAGAGGCGgcgaaaaaccaaaacataAATCTAAATcaaggcagatcaacgccgaGCAGACCGTAGACCGTACCGCCGCGCACTTGTTTCGCCAGGCTGTGTGCTATACTATGCTGCGATGATGTATAGTTGGTCGGATCTGCGATGTGATCGTGTTGGCCGCGCGTTAACGACTAAATCAGACCCGGCGTGGGTCACCAGTTTTAAGCATCGCGCGAAACGCTGAACGACACTCACACAGCGGAGATCACACAGACACTCCCGGCGCACAGGGAACCGTCTCGCACATTTGTCGAGTGTCGCAGAATCCCATCGAGATCGGCGAAGGGGGTCTCCAAGTGGTTGGGGGCGGTGGGTTCGGGTTGGGTTTGGGTTCACCTTGTGCATCAATCTGGTGCCTTGGGATAGATCGTAGTGCTCACTGGGAATCCCCGACCCATCTTAGGTGATCCCTGCGgctatatataatattaccCTCCTGTCGGTCTTACATCACTAGTTTTCAAAAGttttattcattattttcaACCACTTTCTTTAGTTTTAGGAATCCTAGGTATCCATTGTTTGCAGAAGGtctcaaatatatttactttcctTTTATTCTATATGGTTCCCAGAATTCCACACTGTTTTTCCTCAAAGTGCTCACTAATTACTGGTTCAACAAGTTACAATAACATTAGTGTTGACAATTTGGCTCAGGGGCTAACTGACTTGTTTGCTTCCCGTGCTTAGGTCCTAGGTGCCAGTAGGTTCTAGACTTGAAAATATAGTTTTGGCAGTCACAGAACTCAAACACAATCCTGTTGTGCTATGCCTACTTTTGTTCTTTCTCCCACCAGTTTTTCTAGTTCAGTCTCTCCAAATCTTGGATACAAGCAAGGTTCCCTCGATGGGAGCAGGAATCTCTTCCTTAGGCAGCTTTCCCTGCTCCCAACCATCATCGGTCAACCGTAAGAGATCGTTTAATGACTGTCGCTCAACGTGTTTTCATGTAACCATCACCAAGGCCTGCGCTTCAGATGCTCCTGCCTGCCGCCCCCGCTCCCGTCCGCAGCGCCCATCTGCATGGTCTGTGGGCCACTTTTTCTGTCTTGGCCAAGAGACGTTGCCAAATATTTGGCCGGGCATTGTCTGGCTTATGGCAAGACGGCAATGCGGCAAAAGAACCAGTAACCAGTAACAACTGCTCCGTCCATTGCAGGCAGTGCAAGACACTTCGATCGACTGGCAATTAACATGTTTTTTGCGGATCGATGGCTTAATGCACTTTCTCAGCGCCAGCTAACTGGTTTGGGGGACTTCGGGGGAGCCCCGAGGGGAGGGAGGGGAGGACGTTCTGCGCCAGGCTGTTCACTTggccaaatgaaatttcgaccGGTGGCCGCGTGCCTTCCTGCGTTTTATTGGTTCGCCtgcattgcgcatacgccgcatgTGTCTGGGAACTACTCGGCTATCCCTCGGCGGATCGGTTACCCGATACGAGCATATGGGGTATCGCGAAACCGGTTGCCATCTGGCCGGCTCTGACGTCGCCTTTCGTCTACGCACGCCATGGAAATGAGATCAATATCAATTTAATATGATAATGCAGTCTCATAGCAAACATTTTGGATACTTCCGAACTGTAGTTAGTCATcagaaaataacattttgggATTCACTTTGGTGTCTTTTCCTTCTTTCTTATGCGTGACCGAAAGAGAGCTGGCGTTATAAGTACACTGATACAAACGAAGTAAGTccaatgtttttatttaaaaattaatcgatgttttttttcattgcagtttcaaatttttcaaaaaagaaattatacaatttagcagtagaattacattttaggatttaaaacattgattttaataggaaaatattttgtatgtcgtacaattatttattgattttattttcatagtaaaatattttaggtaagtatttatatttaagtcAATGCCATTAAATATAACTCagacattaaatatttgttgtatttattttatacaaactTGGAGATTTTGTATTGTACTTTGAAAATAGCAAATTAatgttaattaatattattatttacaaattaatttcaaaataaatatccaACTCAAATAAGTAATGctaattttttccctgtgtagCCAGTCCTGACTTTGGCTATGACGCTGGGGTAAGCCAGAGATAATATGGAACCCAATTCGCCAATTTTATTTGCGCATTTCTTTTTGCCAGTGACGTCGGCAAATCCACTCTAATGGCTTCACAGCTTGTTGGTTAAGTGATTTCGATCACTGAATGGCGATAATTAAACATGTTGTGTTAATTCTTTACCTAAATGGCCATCAATTCGCACCTTCATTCGCATATAACCATCGAATTGGAGTTGTTTGGGCATACACTTGAAATAAAGCTGACTGGTTTAATCAGACTTCCAAGGAAAACTCCCATGGCGTTATGTTTTGGATGGGTCCGAGGTGAAAACACTAATTTGATTGAGCACCTGAAAAAAGCTTTCAGTTTTAAGCATTGTATTTAGGTGTCATTATGAAAATGACATACTTCCAATCTGATCAGGCAAGGCAAACACATTTGCGGATAAATATAGAGATGGCGTTGTGATAATTGCATGCGAAATTCATCTGATTAGGtgtaaaaatacacaaaagcaCTCtgttttgcttaaattatatttaatttggtgTGTATTGACGCATACAGTGGGAATGCAAAGtgtagaaacatttttttaattctgggatagtaaattaatttattatagtttGGGGTATTTTATCGAACATTATATTCCTAAAGGCAATCAATTTATACCACCTtatacaaaaactaaaaatgtaaaaataaataaaaataaaataagcgTAGTTTATGCCACAGTAGCTATAGCTACAATAAAAGAATGGTATTCGGACATTTTCAGTTACCCTCTACttgagaataaataaataaatatcgaaCATTAtctttaagaaattatattttttaatttgttatattattatttttttaaatagtttttcatAAAGGAATACATTGAT
This window of the Drosophila biarmipes strain raj3 chromosome 3L, RU_DBia_V1.1, whole genome shotgun sequence genome carries:
- the LOC108028652 gene encoding 2-aminoadipate transaminase; protein product: MSKTNKERKLKHLFDGGDWNVYEPNILNLGVGAPGTDLLNSNCDNFRKATDHCLQREKLENQSLIFQYGPTSGTFEVRREISTYFTEMFESPVNCEDLMITTGATQGLHLLLSTLIDFQGFVFVDEYSYMIALDSIKHFSSLTIVPVKLNDDGVDLKDLEEQVSKRRFRSEKKEFWGMYYTIPTYHNPTGILFSPEVCRGIVQLARKFDFLVVCDDVYNILHYGEKPTNCRLMSYDDRNDADFAGHVISNGSFSKILGPGVRVGWLEVPPRLKPILDGSGFANSGGCFNNYTSGIVGSLFELKLAQTQITVFYEAYKERMLATTQVLRDELPEGCKLVSPTGGYFIWVRIPDQLDSREFLKYCLESQRIYFIAGTRFSVDGQSGKQFFRLSIAFYPKEKLVDGAKRLCQALRDYIATQKIPHGVS
- the LOC108028651 gene encoding proton-coupled amino acid transporter-like protein CG1139 → MTKNGHSNAAYVSDHADKLELAEKGQKNKAIVAKDPDYNPYHHREVEHPTTNSETLFHLLKGSLGTGILAMPNAFRNSGYITGSIGTIVIGFICTFCIHQLVKAQYELCRRKKMPSMNYPMVAETAMGEGPKFFRFFAPYIGTVVNTFLLIYQLGTCCVYVVFVASNIKAIVDAVADTNIDVRLCMIIILLPLILINWVRNLKYLAPFSTLANAITMVSFGIICYYIFREPVTTEGKDAFGKPSNFPLFFGTVLFALEAIGVILPLENEMKTPQKFGGSCGVLNVSMVLIVFLYVGMGLFGYLNYGSAVLGSITLNMPEHEVLSMCVKGMLAFAIYITHGLACYVAIDITWNDYVAKRLGAQRNALFWEYAVRTVLVLITFLLAVAIPNLELFISLFGALCLSALGLAFPALIQICTHWYQTKGIGKAWLVLSNFVLIIVGILGLVIGTYTSLKEIVLTFSE